Proteins encoded by one window of Arachis hypogaea cultivar Tifrunner chromosome 1, arahy.Tifrunner.gnm2.J5K5, whole genome shotgun sequence:
- the LOC112789025 gene encoding pectinesterase-like, whose translation MGGNLVIAYIILSFYPLFIIVHGTDNKLSCNQTPYPTLCNHYIIGTTNYSISSSYYSFHDMALKVTMDQAIVAHKLVSSTMESNDFKDKRAKSAWEDCLELYENTIYQLNRSMSSNNLNDRLTWQSASIANQQTCQNGFLDSNLSSHYLNYFPSISTNLSNLLSNSLAITNTLTSFTSLPKHPVARGGRKLLSFNGFPEWLSPSDRRLLQALPGTAAPKADIVVAQDGSGNYKSVSEGVAAAGRVNKNGRVVVYVKAGVYRESVNIKGGIKNLMMFGDGIGATIITGSKNYEDGSTTVGSATFTVSSDGFIARDLTIENSAGPQKHQAVALLSSSDHSVFYRCSFRGYQDTLYVLSQRQFYRDCDIYGTIDFIFGDAVALFQNCNIFLRKPMSKQQNAVTAQGRTDPNENTGIVIHNCRIMAASDLKPVQGSVKCFLGRPWQKYSRTVVVKSSLDGLIEAAGWMPWAGSFALNTLYYGEYMNIGAGANTAGRVKWPGFHVITNPSEALKFTVANFLDGGSWIPGTGVPFETGL comes from the exons ATGGGGGGCAACTTGGTCATTGCATACATTATTTTATCCTTTTATCCTCTTTTCATTATTGTGCATGGCACTGATAATAAGTTATCATGCAATCAAACTCCATATCCCACTCTATGTAACCATTACATTATTGGCACTACCAATTATTCAATTTCCTCTTCTTATTATTCCTTCCATGACATGGCCCTTAAGGTCACCATGGACCAAGCAATAGTAGCACACAAACTTGTCTCATCAACCATGGAATCCAACGATTTCAAAGACAAGAGAGCCAAGTCCGCATGGGAAGATTGTTTGGAACTCTATGAGAATACAATCTATCAGCTCAACCGTTCAATGAGCTCAAACAATTTAAACGACAGGTTAACATGGCAAAGTGCTTCTATTGCCAATCAACAAACATGCCAAAACGGTTTTCTTGATTCTAACCTTTCATCTCACTACCTAAACTACTTTCCATCCATTTCAACCAACTTATCCAACTTGCTCAGCAACTCTTTGGCCATTACCAATACATTAACGTCCTTCACTTCGTTACCAAAACACCCGGTTGCTCGCGGCGGTCGAAAATTGCTTTCTTTTAATGGCTTCCCAGAGTGGCTATCTCCTTCCGACAGGAGGCTTCTTCAGGCTTTGCCGGGAACGGCGGCACCGAAGGCGGACATTGTGGTGGCACAGGACGGGAGTGGGAATTACAAGAGTGTTTCGGAGGGCGTGGCGGCGGCCGGTAGGGTGAATAAGAATGGTCGAGTGGTTGTGTACGTGAAAGCTGGCGTTTACCGAGAGAGTGTGAACATAAAGGGAGGTATAAAAAATTTGATGATGTTTGGGGATGGTATTGGAGCTACCATTATTACGGGTAGCAAGAATTATGAAGATGGCTCCACCACTGTTGGTTCAGCTACTTTTA CGGTGTCGAGTGATGGGTTCATCGCCAGGGACCTGACAATTGAGAACAGTGCTGGCCCACAGAAGCACCAAGCAGTGGCACTTCTTTCCAGCTCCGATCACTCCGTCTTCTACCGCTGTAGCTTCAGAGGCTACCAAGACACCTTATACGTCCTTTCCCAACGCCAATTCTACCGCGACTGCGACATCTACGGCACCATAGATTTCATCTTCGGTGACGCCGTCGCCCTCTTCCAAAACTGCAACATCTTCTTGAGAAAACCAATGAGTAAGCAACAGAACGCAGTCACAGCACAAGGGAGAACCGATCCCAACGAGAACACCGGCATTGTCATCCACAACTGCCGTATCATGGCGGCTTCAGATCTGAAGCCAGTTCAGGGATCTGTGAAGTGCTTCCTCGGGCGGCCGTGGCAGAAGTACTCAAGAACGGTGGTGGTGAAGAGTAGCCTGGACGGTTTGATTGAAGCGGCAGGGTGGATGCCATGGGCGGGAAGCTTTGCCTTGAATACATTGTATTATGGAGAGTATATGAATATTGGAGCTGGTGCTAACACTGCAGGCAGGGTTAAATGGCCTGGCTTTCATGTTATTACCAACCCTTCTGAGGCTTTGAAATTTACTGTTGCTAATTTCTTGGATGGTGGATCCTGGATTCCTGGCACTGGTGTTCCCTTTGAAACTGGCCTTTGA